In one Leptospira fletcheri genomic region, the following are encoded:
- a CDS encoding glycerophosphodiester phosphodiesterase family protein has product MAEPFSVPSPWVIAHRGYSGEYPENTMLAFRKAIEAGADWIELDVTLSLDRQIVVIHDDTLDRTTDLSGPVRDFTFDLIRTADAGSWKGRHFAKEPVPDLWSVWESVLKSDLGLNIEIKSSAYESEPKGKSIEHSLVDFANSKSAFSRTLFSSFCWDSLARIRELSFEARLGVLIGGETPAWEEALELAFRLNAFSLNLSSSIASREVVEKIQSEGFKVFVYTLNSIEELKTGILNGVDGIFTNYPPSMRSLLT; this is encoded by the coding sequence TTGGCGGAGCCGTTTTCCGTCCCTTCTCCTTGGGTGATCGCACATAGAGGGTACAGTGGAGAATATCCGGAAAATACGATGCTCGCTTTTCGAAAGGCAATAGAGGCGGGTGCGGATTGGATCGAATTGGACGTTACTCTCTCTTTGGATCGACAAATTGTAGTGATCCATGACGACACTTTGGATAGGACAACGGACCTTTCCGGACCGGTTCGTGATTTTACCTTCGATCTGATCCGAACTGCGGATGCTGGTTCCTGGAAGGGCCGACATTTTGCGAAGGAACCGGTTCCGGATCTTTGGTCCGTTTGGGAATCCGTTTTAAAATCCGATCTGGGATTGAACATAGAGATCAAATCCAGCGCTTATGAATCGGAACCTAAGGGGAAATCGATCGAACACAGTTTGGTGGATTTTGCGAACAGTAAGAGCGCGTTTTCCCGGACGTTATTCTCTTCCTTTTGTTGGGATTCTCTCGCGAGGATCCGGGAATTGTCGTTCGAAGCTAGATTAGGCGTTTTGATCGGCGGAGAGACGCCAGCCTGGGAAGAGGCGCTGGAATTGGCTTTTCGGCTGAACGCGTTTAGTTTGAATCTTTCCTCTTCCATTGCCTCTCGGGAAGTGGTCGAGAAAATCCAAAGCGAAGGATTTAAAGTGTTCGTCTATACCTTGAATTCGATCGAAGAATTGAAAACGGGAATACTGAACGGAGTAGACGGAATCTTTACGAACTATCCGCCCAGTATGAGATCTCTTCTTACTTAA
- a CDS encoding DNA-3-methyladenine glycosylase family protein, protein MEREIKLREAEKWLSRRDPIMRRLIGKVGPCGLKPMGSPYHVLLKSVIGQQLSLKAASTMEARVIGSFGSGKKFPKPTELRTASLKKLRSAGLSLAKAETIKRIALAYEEGNISDRKLKNLNDVEVLEALCNFKGVGPWTAEMVLMFALDRWDHFSLNDLILRKSIEKHYGIHRDSKKEILTFAEKFSPYRTIFSWYLWKDADGGEGW, encoded by the coding sequence ATGGAGCGGGAGATCAAACTCCGAGAAGCGGAAAAATGGCTTTCCCGGCGGGATCCGATTATGCGTAGGTTGATCGGAAAAGTCGGACCCTGCGGTTTAAAACCCATGGGTTCTCCGTATCATGTTTTGCTAAAGTCCGTGATCGGCCAGCAATTGTCTCTAAAAGCCGCCTCTACAATGGAGGCGAGAGTGATCGGATCCTTCGGTTCCGGAAAAAAATTCCCAAAACCGACCGAATTGAGGACGGCGAGTCTGAAAAAATTACGATCCGCCGGATTATCTCTCGCAAAGGCCGAGACAATCAAGAGGATCGCCCTAGCTTACGAGGAAGGAAATATTTCCGATCGTAAGTTGAAAAATTTAAACGATGTCGAAGTGTTGGAAGCCCTTTGCAACTTCAAAGGAGTAGGGCCCTGGACCGCAGAGATGGTTCTCATGTTCGCATTAGATCGCTGGGACCATTTTTCCCTGAACGATCTGATCTTACGAAAATCGATCGAAAAGCATTACGGAATCCACCGGGATTCCAAAAAAGAAATACTTACGTTTGCGGAGAAATTTTCCCCTTATCGCACGATCTTTTCCTGGTACTTATGGAAGGATGCGGACGGCGGAGAAGGTTGGTGA
- a CDS encoding LIC10235 family protein — protein MKPKKVTNDDLEKIVAGVKTQAVEAIGNYLYKGFRIQVSKYNLSGAERVQLLYQRRRKEGLCIVCGTKVAKKNPSTGRLYRLCEFHRKKIDKKK, from the coding sequence ATGAAGCCAAAGAAAGTTACCAACGACGATCTTGAAAAAATCGTCGCAGGGGTAAAAACCCAAGCAGTCGAAGCGATCGGAAACTACCTATATAAAGGATTCCGGATTCAGGTTAGCAAATATAACCTTTCGGGAGCGGAGAGGGTCCAACTCCTTTACCAAAGACGGAGGAAAGAAGGGCTTTGCATCGTTTGCGGAACCAAAGTCGCGAAGAAAAATCCTTCTACCGGCAGGCTATATCGCCTCTGTGAATTCCACCGGAAAAAAATAGATAAAAAAAAGTGA
- a CDS encoding PPK2 family polyphosphate kinase: protein MVDLKRISTDPPGDIKKEKAEEERLEHLDRIAELQTRLFASKEKAILIILQGMDTSGKDGTVKNLFTVLNPLGCTCAAWKVPTEEEQSHDFLWRIYKAVPAKGMIQVFNRSHYEDIVVPLVKKSIGEKRIRNRLDTISVFERLLSEENNTLVLKFFLHISKEEQSTRIEKRLEDPRKKWKFDPSDLIAHSLYEEHLNAYSEILDYSFEVSPWRVVPADKKWYRDFLIAKILREEMEKMDLKYPPFPG from the coding sequence ATGGTTGATTTAAAACGGATTTCCACCGATCCACCCGGGGATATAAAGAAGGAAAAAGCGGAAGAAGAAAGGCTCGAACACTTGGATAGAATCGCGGAATTGCAAACCCGCCTGTTCGCGTCCAAGGAAAAGGCGATCCTAATTATCCTACAGGGGATGGACACTTCCGGAAAGGACGGAACCGTTAAGAATCTCTTTACAGTACTGAATCCTTTGGGGTGCACTTGTGCAGCTTGGAAAGTTCCGACGGAGGAGGAGCAAAGTCACGATTTCCTCTGGAGGATTTATAAGGCGGTTCCCGCCAAAGGAATGATCCAGGTCTTTAATCGTTCTCATTACGAAGACATCGTCGTCCCTCTTGTGAAAAAAAGCATCGGTGAAAAACGGATTCGAAATCGGTTGGATACGATTTCCGTATTCGAGAGGTTGTTGTCGGAAGAGAACAACACGCTTGTTCTAAAGTTCTTTTTGCACATTTCCAAGGAAGAACAATCGACTCGGATAGAGAAACGATTAGAGGATCCCAGAAAAAAATGGAAATTCGATCCTAGCGACTTGATCGCTCATTCCCTGTACGAGGAGCATTTAAACGCCTACAGTGAAATATTGGATTATTCCTTCGAAGTCTCTCCTTGGAGAGTCGTTCCCGCGGACAAAAAGTGGTACAGAGATTTCCTGATCGCCAAAATTCTCCGGGAAGAGATGGAAAAAATGGATCTAAAATACCCTCCCTTCCCCGGTTGA
- a CDS encoding tetratricopeptide repeat protein yields the protein MFSGFYFKNCIQTFLLSTLVSVTFSFSVFAQSDKPGPNSEADLLFRIAEESFKDRKYYQSVERLRSFLVLYPGNTKRTDALLLLRNCFLKLDRPEKALEVSLNLYKMEPTAESGLESYLEAGRLLAKMGETDRAKEVFASICRQSYSRTVAEKAALEFSGLDALSDEEPSSDAESCREK from the coding sequence TTGTTTTCCGGATTTTATTTCAAAAATTGCATTCAGACCTTTCTTCTTTCGACTCTCGTTTCCGTAACGTTTTCCTTTTCCGTTTTTGCTCAATCCGATAAACCGGGCCCTAATTCGGAAGCGGACCTTCTCTTTCGAATTGCGGAAGAATCCTTTAAAGATCGTAAATATTACCAATCAGTAGAGCGGCTCCGGAGTTTTTTGGTTTTGTATCCGGGGAATACCAAAAGAACGGACGCTTTACTTTTGCTTCGAAATTGTTTTTTAAAGCTGGATAGACCGGAAAAGGCCCTGGAAGTGAGCTTAAACCTCTACAAAATGGAACCAACCGCCGAGTCCGGACTGGAGTCTTACTTGGAGGCGGGCCGTCTACTCGCTAAGATGGGGGAAACCGACCGGGCAAAGGAAGTTTTTGCCTCGATTTGCAGACAATCGTATTCGAGAACGGTTGCGGAAAAGGCGGCTTTGGAGTTTTCCGGATTGGACGCCCTTTCGGACGAGGAGCCTTCCTCGGATGCGGAGTCCTGCAGGGAAAAATAG
- the gmd gene encoding GDP-mannose 4,6-dehydratase translates to MKKALITGITGQDGSYLTELLLGKDYEVHGIVRRSSSLNRDRIEHLRGNQRLFLHYGDLTDSSNLNRVLEKVQPDEIYNLAAQSHVGVSFEVPEYTAEVDAVGTLRILDAIKQTGVKSRFYQASTSELYGKVQAIPQDEKTPFYPRSPYAVAKLYAYWAVVNYREAFGLHASNGILFNHESPRRGEGFVTRKITLGVAGLLSGKSGPIHLGNLDAKRDWGYAPDYVEMMWMMLQQPEPDDYVVATNEMHTVREFVEESFRHLNIQVEWKGSGDQEKGYDKKDGKLLVQVDPNFYRPAEVELLIGNPEKAKKKLGWQPKVKFKELVEIMIKSDCKAAGIGI, encoded by the coding sequence ATGAAAAAGGCGCTGATTACCGGAATCACCGGACAAGACGGATCTTACTTAACGGAACTTCTTCTGGGCAAGGACTACGAAGTGCATGGAATCGTGCGTCGATCCAGCTCGCTGAACCGAGACCGCATCGAGCATTTGCGGGGAAATCAGAGACTTTTTTTGCATTATGGAGACTTGACGGATTCCAGTAACTTAAATCGGGTTTTGGAAAAAGTACAGCCGGATGAAATCTATAATCTAGCCGCGCAATCGCATGTCGGAGTCTCCTTCGAGGTCCCGGAATATACCGCCGAAGTGGATGCGGTGGGAACATTACGAATCCTGGATGCAATCAAACAAACCGGAGTCAAATCCAGATTTTACCAAGCATCTACGTCCGAGTTGTACGGAAAAGTCCAAGCGATTCCCCAGGACGAAAAGACTCCTTTTTATCCCCGTTCCCCTTATGCCGTCGCGAAATTATACGCTTATTGGGCGGTGGTCAATTACAGGGAAGCGTTCGGATTGCACGCTTCGAACGGAATCCTATTCAATCACGAATCACCGAGAAGGGGAGAAGGATTCGTCACCAGAAAAATCACTTTAGGTGTGGCGGGCTTACTTTCCGGAAAAAGCGGTCCGATCCACTTGGGAAATCTGGACGCCAAACGGGATTGGGGCTACGCTCCGGATTATGTGGAAATGATGTGGATGATGCTACAGCAACCCGAGCCGGACGATTACGTTGTCGCAACGAACGAAATGCATACCGTCCGTGAATTCGTGGAAGAATCTTTCCGTCACTTGAATATCCAAGTGGAATGGAAAGGATCCGGAGACCAGGAAAAAGGATATGATAAAAAGGACGGAAAGCTGCTCGTACAGGTGGATCCGAATTTCTATCGCCCTGCGGAAGTCGAGCTGTTGATCGGAAATCCCGAAAAAGCGAAAAAGAAACTAGGCTGGCAACCTAAAGTGAAATTCAAAGAACTCGTGGAAATCATGATCAAGTCGGATTGCAAAGCTGCCGGCATAGGAATCTAA
- a CDS encoding aldo/keto reductase gives MVVSEICMGTMTFGSSCDEKEAIRILDRAFDADIDFYDTAEVYPVPPEAKYVHETEKIFGKWLKTKKRESVIIATKVCGPGHGWFSPPVREGKTALDRRSIKTAIEGSLTRLGTDYVDLYQTHWPDHDFGYEETLAALTDLIDEGKIRYIGSSNETAWGTMKNLSVSEKYGYARYESIQNNFSILNRRFEDALSDICRRENVSLLPYSPLAGGVLTGKYNSPNPPENARFTRYAKLSTERQKKMANRFLNEGTLASVEELSKIAAEFGVSVAVLSVAWSKQHDYVASTIIGANTVEQLEENLKASDLILPEEILKKIDAVSRKIPYPMG, from the coding sequence ATGGTCGTTTCGGAGATCTGTATGGGAACCATGACTTTCGGATCCAGTTGTGACGAAAAGGAAGCGATACGAATTTTGGACCGCGCCTTCGATGCGGACATCGATTTTTACGATACCGCCGAAGTTTATCCGGTCCCGCCGGAAGCGAAATACGTCCATGAAACCGAAAAAATTTTCGGGAAATGGCTGAAGACCAAAAAAAGGGAATCCGTAATAATCGCCACAAAAGTTTGCGGACCCGGCCATGGCTGGTTTTCCCCTCCGGTGCGCGAAGGAAAAACCGCTCTCGACCGAAGGAGCATTAAAACCGCGATCGAAGGGAGTCTTACCAGACTCGGAACGGATTATGTGGATCTATACCAAACCCATTGGCCGGATCACGATTTCGGATACGAGGAAACCTTGGCGGCGCTTACGGATTTGATCGACGAGGGAAAAATCAGATATATCGGTAGCAGTAACGAAACCGCCTGGGGAACCATGAAAAATCTTTCCGTATCGGAGAAATACGGATATGCACGCTACGAATCCATTCAAAATAACTTCAGCATCCTGAACCGTCGTTTCGAGGACGCGTTATCCGATATATGCAGGAGGGAAAACGTAAGTCTATTGCCGTATTCCCCTTTGGCCGGCGGAGTCCTGACGGGAAAATACAATTCTCCCAATCCCCCGGAGAATGCGCGTTTTACCAGATATGCCAAGCTTTCGACGGAACGCCAAAAGAAAATGGCCAATCGGTTTTTAAACGAAGGGACTCTCGCTTCCGTGGAGGAATTGTCCAAAATCGCCGCCGAGTTCGGCGTAAGCGTCGCCGTTCTTTCGGTTGCCTGGTCCAAACAACACGATTACGTCGCATCCACGATTATCGGAGCGAATACGGTCGAACAGTTGGAGGAAAATCTGAAAGCCTCCGATTTGATTCTGCCGGAGGAAATATTAAAAAAAATTGATGCTGTATCCAGGAAAATACCGTATCCGATGGGCTAA
- a CDS encoding prohibitin family protein, whose product MAKKARFILFFFLASCSATVPLGHVGLRFDSINKELDKKSLPPGFYFPIGFFERIIEYPVQLQSHTEKVEVITRDDLRIEVVATIIIKPIVEEIYELQTKIGRDFYNMVVQPEFRTCIRNVMTSYPMIQISKKTPDIEKEIKTEVMRRIQGKHVEVDDVVLSDINYSQKIFQAIEEKLTKEQQLEAMKFQIRITQKDNEMERMKAKREAEIRIIEAEAEAKSNVIKAKAAAEAQEMINSKLTTKYIQFKALENPNNKIIYYPLGKDSLPVIINPQLGGRPEPGKQD is encoded by the coding sequence ATGGCGAAGAAAGCTCGGTTCATTTTGTTCTTTTTTCTCGCAAGTTGCTCGGCGACCGTTCCTCTCGGTCACGTCGGACTGAGATTCGATTCGATCAATAAGGAATTGGATAAGAAGTCCTTACCGCCAGGCTTTTATTTTCCGATCGGTTTCTTCGAAAGGATCATAGAATATCCCGTTCAACTCCAATCCCATACCGAAAAAGTGGAAGTCATCACGAGGGACGATCTCAGGATCGAAGTCGTTGCGACCATCATAATCAAGCCCATCGTGGAAGAGATATACGAACTGCAAACGAAGATAGGCAGGGACTTTTATAATATGGTGGTTCAGCCCGAATTTCGTACCTGCATCCGCAACGTAATGACGAGCTATCCGATGATCCAGATCTCGAAAAAAACTCCCGATATAGAAAAGGAGATCAAGACCGAAGTGATGCGCCGGATCCAAGGAAAGCATGTGGAAGTCGACGACGTGGTTCTCAGCGATATTAATTACAGTCAGAAGATCTTTCAGGCGATCGAGGAAAAACTGACTAAAGAACAGCAGTTGGAGGCGATGAAGTTCCAGATTCGTATCACCCAGAAGGACAACGAGATGGAAAGGATGAAGGCGAAGCGCGAGGCCGAAATCAGGATCATCGAAGCAGAAGCTGAGGCCAAATCGAATGTCATCAAAGCGAAAGCCGCAGCGGAAGCCCAAGAGATGATCAATAGTAAACTGACGACCAAATACATCCAATTCAAAGCCTTGGAAAATCCGAACAACAAGATCATCTATTATCCGTTAGGCAAAGACTCTTTGCCGGTCATTATCAATCCGCAACTCGGAGGAAGGCCGGAACCCGGAAAACAGGATTAG
- a CDS encoding phasin-related domain-containing protein, with amino-acid sequence MEKQFLDILNAGIGLLKSGQEGLEKAKVELEKTYGELVAKGAADNSEASVKIRESVDKLLNEIKEVSTVAGKNYDETRAKIVEKYNQISEEIKKRVPEGQLDAVKAKLAEVAETIKSTAKAKGTPAA; translated from the coding sequence ATGGAAAAACAATTTTTGGATATCTTAAACGCCGGGATCGGTCTTTTGAAATCGGGACAAGAAGGTCTGGAAAAAGCGAAAGTTGAGCTGGAAAAAACCTACGGTGAACTGGTAGCAAAGGGCGCTGCGGACAATTCCGAAGCTTCCGTCAAGATCCGCGAATCCGTGGATAAACTTTTGAACGAAATTAAGGAAGTTTCCACCGTTGCAGGGAAAAACTACGACGAAACCAGAGCGAAGATCGTGGAGAAATATAACCAAATTTCCGAAGAGATCAAAAAACGCGTTCCGGAAGGACAATTGGATGCAGTAAAGGCGAAACTTGCTGAAGTTGCTGAAACCATTAAAAGCACCGCCAAAGCGAAAGGAACTCCTGCAGCTTAA
- a CDS encoding adenosine deaminase, with protein sequence MTIPNKETEFADLHNHLYGSIRPELLWEMGRTNPNPRWEIFLRPYETLYGKRIESSSFFETYRDPETFRKLYLFNHKGPFSEFQAKFNLIIALSKFDPEEIRFIAERITADQFSEGVTYGEYRIMYAPNESDVNVTAKTVAACEGFARAESELSGRVKSRLVVSLHRDGDFYREYELLKSIMEKEALVRKYLVGLDFCYIEEGFPPKEKREFFEIVNRDNTAQRSSALSILYHVGESFQDKSLVSACRWVLESAEWGAHRLGHAIALGLDPEAYRGETFRETVSERKDTLELLCERWEEISRFGEIPAKDRINAELDSIRHKSSIEIPITETSLSEIRAFQNYCMDRISKTSSVVESCPSSNEYIGMVHDLSHHPLTRFAQKEIKLTISTDDPGIFGTDIRAEYEKAKNLGLSEGLLEKIRKDSFRYTSEILSGREVPESLSDQKS encoded by the coding sequence ATGACGATCCCGAACAAGGAAACGGAATTCGCGGATTTGCACAACCATCTCTACGGAAGCATTCGCCCAGAGTTGCTTTGGGAGATGGGACGGACCAATCCGAACCCTCGTTGGGAGATTTTTCTCCGTCCTTACGAGACTCTGTACGGGAAAAGAATCGAATCTTCCTCTTTTTTCGAGACGTACCGAGATCCCGAAACGTTCCGAAAATTGTATCTATTCAACCACAAAGGTCCATTTTCCGAATTTCAGGCGAAGTTCAATTTGATCATCGCCCTTTCCAAATTCGATCCGGAAGAGATTCGATTCATCGCCGAAAGGATCACTGCGGACCAATTCTCGGAAGGAGTGACCTACGGAGAATATAGAATCATGTACGCTCCGAACGAATCGGACGTGAACGTTACGGCAAAGACGGTCGCGGCTTGCGAAGGTTTTGCCCGCGCGGAGTCGGAGCTTTCCGGTCGAGTAAAATCCAGGCTCGTGGTTTCTTTGCATAGGGACGGAGATTTTTATCGCGAGTACGAGCTTCTAAAAAGCATCATGGAAAAAGAGGCTCTTGTCAGAAAGTATCTAGTAGGTTTAGATTTTTGTTATATAGAAGAAGGGTTTCCTCCCAAGGAAAAGAGGGAGTTCTTCGAAATTGTCAATAGGGACAACACCGCGCAGAGGTCTTCCGCTCTTAGCATCCTTTATCACGTAGGCGAATCTTTCCAGGACAAGAGTCTGGTCTCCGCTTGTAGATGGGTTTTGGAATCGGCGGAATGGGGCGCGCATCGCCTAGGACATGCGATTGCATTAGGCTTGGATCCGGAAGCATATAGAGGGGAAACATTCCGGGAAACGGTATCGGAAAGAAAGGATACTCTAGAACTTTTATGTGAAAGATGGGAAGAAATCTCTCGTTTCGGCGAAATTCCTGCCAAAGATAGAATCAACGCTGAATTGGATTCGATCCGACATAAAAGCTCGATCGAAATTCCGATAACGGAAACCTCCTTGTCGGAAATTCGCGCCTTTCAAAACTATTGTATGGATAGGATTTCCAAGACATCGTCCGTGGTCGAATCCTGTCCGAGTTCGAACGAGTATATCGGTATGGTTCATGATTTGTCCCATCATCCTTTGACAAGATTCGCGCAGAAGGAAATCAAACTTACCATTTCGACGGACGATCCCGGAATTTTCGGGACCGACATCCGTGCGGAGTACGAAAAGGCGAAAAATTTAGGGCTCTCGGAAGGTCTGCTGGAGAAAATCCGGAAGGATTCCTTTCGGTATACGTCCGAAATATTATCCGGAAGGGAAGTTCCGGAATCATTATCGGATCAGAAATCATGA
- a CDS encoding MATE family efflux transporter gives MGTFLKKIRRNYRFSRFNSSIISLAIPVVLAMVSQTVVWSTDSIMVGYLGKEALAAIGMGGVTYYTLIAFLIGFSMGIQIIVARRFGEGRPQEIGKIGVTTLYFSSVLGVAITALGIGIAGPLMDLMGADKGVVLLGESYLTYRFIGSGFYFISFCFRGFLDGLGFTMAGFVSMAVTTLSNILFNWILIYGNWGAPAMGMAGAGLASSLAGLAGLCVFPFFLFKHGAETYFRGISFLPSRAHLFEILRTGIPPGLEEGFVNIAFMIFVKFQGMISILSVAASNILFSTLSMAFLPGYAFGVAATTLLGQAMGAKKFKLAYHAAFRSAFFSAHMMGLVGIAFIVFGRNILKVYTQDQQLIDECYPALVLLGVIQVGDAYHMVIGAALRGAGLQIRVFRIYMLLTYLVMLPCAYLFGIYLKGGTLGIWAAIFVWIATLSATFVIEFRRKKWVGGTV, from the coding sequence TTGGGCACCTTTTTAAAAAAGATACGCAGAAATTATAGATTCAGCAGATTCAATTCCTCCATTATTTCCTTAGCGATTCCGGTAGTACTGGCAATGGTCAGTCAAACCGTTGTTTGGTCCACCGATTCCATCATGGTGGGTTACTTAGGTAAGGAAGCTTTAGCGGCGATCGGGATGGGAGGAGTCACGTATTATACTCTAATCGCATTTCTCATCGGGTTCTCCATGGGAATTCAAATCATCGTTGCAAGACGATTCGGAGAAGGACGCCCGCAGGAAATCGGGAAAATCGGAGTTACGACTCTCTACTTTTCTTCCGTTTTAGGCGTGGCGATCACGGCTTTAGGAATCGGTATCGCCGGACCTCTCATGGATCTGATGGGCGCGGACAAAGGAGTGGTTCTGCTAGGCGAGAGTTACTTAACGTACAGATTTATAGGAAGCGGGTTTTATTTCATCAGTTTCTGTTTCAGAGGGTTTTTGGACGGGCTCGGATTTACCATGGCGGGATTCGTCTCCATGGCGGTTACGACTCTCTCCAACATTCTATTCAACTGGATTCTAATATACGGGAATTGGGGTGCTCCAGCGATGGGGATGGCCGGGGCAGGACTCGCTTCCTCTCTCGCCGGCTTGGCTGGGCTATGCGTTTTTCCTTTCTTCCTTTTCAAGCACGGGGCCGAAACTTACTTCCGTGGGATTTCCTTCCTTCCCAGTCGAGCGCATTTATTCGAAATTCTTCGGACGGGAATTCCACCCGGATTGGAGGAAGGGTTCGTGAACATAGCGTTCATGATATTCGTGAAATTCCAAGGCATGATTTCGATCCTTTCCGTTGCCGCCTCGAACATCCTATTTTCGACCTTGAGCATGGCTTTTCTTCCCGGATACGCTTTCGGAGTCGCCGCGACCACTTTGTTGGGGCAGGCCATGGGCGCTAAAAAATTCAAGTTGGCGTACCACGCGGCGTTTCGATCCGCCTTCTTTTCGGCACACATGATGGGTTTGGTGGGAATCGCATTCATCGTCTTCGGCCGGAACATCCTGAAAGTATACACCCAAGACCAGCAACTCATAGACGAATGCTACCCGGCTCTCGTCCTTCTCGGAGTCATCCAGGTCGGAGATGCGTATCATATGGTCATCGGAGCAGCGCTCCGGGGAGCGGGACTACAGATCCGGGTCTTCCGGATCTATATGCTACTCACGTATCTAGTTATGTTACCTTGCGCCTATCTCTTCGGGATTTATCTGAAAGGAGGGACTCTTGGGATCTGGGCCGCTATATTCGTCTGGATCGCAACCCTCTCCGCTACCTTTGTGATCGAATTCCGGAGGAAAAAATGGGTCGGAGGAACGGTTTAA
- a CDS encoding Crp/Fnr family transcriptional regulator produces the protein MSNGFFQIVNFPKGSYVIVEGKKEAHNFFIIRQGKVRVARENQVVGEDPNQLLGPGDFFGVVAAMSQHAQIESAIALTDVSLIQVSYDQFGTLIQKNTPVAMKIIRYFSMKLRQFDSTITRLSFRSAVEEDPNQLFSIGEYYFSQKNNLHAAYAFQKYLQYLPSGQFATQAKLKLQTMNQPMASPPVDYNKFNRSYSDNEMIFCEHEPGRELYIIQHGRVKITKIVDSNEVLLAVLQSGDIFGEMALLDNKPRSASAIAWGEEIQLLAINKANFEGMVKAQPQLATRLITLLSERIWTAYKQLANLLITDPQGRIADTLLTLAEKNRVKVIPKANYNFEIGTKDLLKMVGLSYPKDENLVLDLISKNKFIKLDQGKLSCTDLVELEKLVQVFRKKSQMDMKLKKRA, from the coding sequence ATGTCCAACGGCTTCTTTCAAATCGTGAATTTCCCGAAAGGGTCCTATGTCATTGTCGAAGGCAAGAAAGAAGCCCATAACTTCTTTATCATTCGGCAAGGAAAGGTCCGGGTCGCTAGGGAAAACCAAGTAGTAGGTGAGGATCCGAACCAGCTTTTAGGCCCCGGAGATTTTTTCGGGGTCGTGGCTGCGATGAGCCAGCATGCCCAAATCGAGTCGGCGATCGCGCTGACAGACGTGTCTTTGATCCAAGTGAGTTACGATCAGTTCGGCACTCTGATCCAGAAAAATACTCCGGTGGCCATGAAGATCATCCGGTATTTTTCCATGAAGCTTCGTCAGTTCGACTCGACGATCACTCGTCTTTCGTTTCGTTCGGCCGTAGAGGAGGATCCGAACCAATTGTTCTCGATCGGCGAATATTATTTCAGCCAAAAAAACAATCTCCACGCCGCGTACGCCTTTCAAAAATATCTGCAATATCTTCCCAGCGGTCAATTCGCGACTCAAGCCAAGCTGAAACTGCAAACCATGAATCAGCCCATGGCTTCTCCTCCCGTCGATTACAATAAGTTTAATAGATCCTATTCCGATAACGAGATGATCTTTTGCGAGCACGAGCCTGGGCGGGAATTATATATCATCCAGCATGGTCGTGTGAAGATCACTAAGATCGTGGACTCGAACGAAGTTCTTTTGGCGGTCCTGCAAAGCGGGGACATTTTCGGAGAGATGGCGTTGCTCGACAATAAACCTAGATCCGCTTCCGCTATCGCCTGGGGCGAGGAGATCCAACTACTCGCGATCAATAAGGCGAACTTCGAAGGGATGGTCAAGGCCCAGCCTCAATTGGCTACGAGACTGATCACTCTTTTGTCGGAACGGATCTGGACGGCTTATAAACAATTGGCGAACCTTTTGATCACGGATCCGCAAGGAAGGATCGCGGATACCCTTTTGACTCTGGCGGAAAAAAACAGAGTCAAAGTGATTCCGAAAGCGAATTATAATTTCGAAATCGGAACGAAGGACTTGCTGAAAATGGTGGGTCTATCCTATCCCAAGGACGAAAATCTGGTTTTGGATCTGATTTCGAAGAATAAGTTCATCAAACTCGACCAAGGAAAACTTTCCTGCACGGATTTGGTGGAGCTGGAAAAACTCGTCCAAGTCTTCCGTAAAAAATCCCAAATGGATATGAAACTCAAAAAAAGAGCCTAA